A window from bacterium encodes these proteins:
- a CDS encoding response regulator transcription factor: MTTEAFAAPVRILLADDHAILRTGLKLMLSNVPNLEVVAEATDGTMALQLAETHRPDLVIMDITMPGMNGIEATYELKRRFPAIKVLMLTMHENEEVLFRTVQAGAAGYVLKKSADNELLDAIHQVMAGETFLRPEMAKQVIRDYLDRVDAGEEAQSYETLTEREQEVLKFLAEGLTNKQVAEKLVLSVRTVETHRMRIMDKLALKGRAALVAYAKRRGLVL, translated from the coding sequence ATGACGACCGAAGCCTTCGCCGCCCCCGTGCGCATCCTGCTCGCCGACGACCATGCGATCCTCCGGACGGGCCTCAAGCTGATGCTCAGCAACGTGCCCAACCTGGAGGTCGTCGCCGAGGCGACCGACGGTACCATGGCCCTCCAGCTGGCCGAGACCCACCGGCCGGACCTCGTGATCATGGACATCACCATGCCCGGCATGAACGGGATCGAGGCGACCTACGAGCTCAAGCGCCGCTTCCCCGCCATCAAGGTCCTCATGCTCACGATGCACGAGAACGAGGAGGTCCTGTTCCGCACGGTGCAGGCAGGGGCGGCGGGCTACGTCCTCAAGAAGTCGGCCGACAACGAATTGCTGGATGCGATCCACCAGGTCATGGCCGGCGAGACCTTCCTGCGCCCCGAGATGGCCAAGCAGGTGATCCGGGACTACCTCGACCGGGTGGATGCCGGCGAGGAGGCCCAGTCCTACGAGACCCTCACCGAGCGTGAGCAAGAGGTGCTCAAGTTCCTCGCCGAAGGCCTGACCAACAAGCAAGTGGCCGAGAAGCTGGTGCTCAGCGTTCGCACCGTCGAGACGCACCGCATGCGCATCATGGACAAGCTGGCCCTCAAGGGGCGCGCCGCGCTCGTGGCCTACGCCAAGCGCCGCGGCCTGGTCCTCTGA
- the lptC gene encoding LPS export ABC transporter periplasmic protein LptC, with translation MKKLLILPGALAVALGSWWGTQFVAQWTQPRPIPSATPAGPAFTFAQVDLVEFGEGAKLWDLKADAVVYDSEHHVANLSGIHARFWEGGRVVSTADAPEAVFDTDTRDLRMKGGIQVEAARSDTAVRADEVVWQAASQSLHAKGDVKFSRGVSRLEGPELWANRSLEQVRMGAPVRAIVQVETGWD, from the coding sequence ATGAAGAAGCTCCTGATCCTCCCGGGCGCGCTCGCAGTCGCGCTCGGTTCCTGGTGGGGCACCCAGTTCGTCGCCCAGTGGACCCAGCCCCGGCCGATCCCCTCGGCCACGCCCGCGGGTCCCGCTTTCACCTTCGCCCAGGTCGACCTGGTCGAGTTCGGCGAGGGCGCCAAGCTTTGGGACCTCAAGGCGGACGCGGTGGTCTACGACTCGGAGCACCACGTGGCCAACCTCAGCGGGATCCACGCCCGCTTCTGGGAAGGGGGCCGGGTGGTCTCCACCGCAGACGCGCCCGAGGCGGTGTTCGACACCGACACCCGTGACCTTCGCATGAAGGGCGGGATTCAGGTGGAGGCGGCCCGCTCGGACACGGCGGTGCGGGCCGACGAGGTCGTCTGGCAAGCCGCTTCGCAGTCGCTGCATGCGAAGGGGGATGTCAAGTTCAGCCGGGGGGTCAGCCGCCTGGAAGGGCCCGAGCTCTGGGCCAATCGCAGCTTGGAACAGGTCCGGATGGGCGCGCCGGTGCGTGCGATCGTCCAGGTAGAGACGGGGTGGGACTAG
- a CDS encoding response regulator transcription factor has product MKKPSILIATADAELKRLLAFLLQKQGGTEQLSATSASEALRKAELALPALVLVDSALPGVDGLTLCRRLRAMATFLDTPIFFLGDRPEVKYQAFQAGATDVMLKPLDQLEFQYRLRVHLRARQRGLEPAEPVEAGTLKLEAASHTATLREKAVQLTPSEFAILSFLAAHPEQAVTTEILLVEALGEPRQLGNPQVIHTHIKNLRRKLEPMPAEPALILSSRRGYTFRPPAS; this is encoded by the coding sequence ATGAAGAAGCCATCGATCCTCATCGCCACGGCCGACGCCGAGCTCAAGCGCCTTCTCGCCTTCCTCCTCCAAAAGCAGGGGGGCACCGAGCAGCTGAGCGCCACGAGCGCGAGCGAGGCCCTGCGCAAGGCCGAGCTCGCCCTCCCCGCCTTGGTCCTCGTCGACTCGGCCCTGCCTGGGGTCGACGGCCTCACCCTGTGCCGAAGGCTGCGGGCCATGGCCACCTTCCTCGACACGCCCATCTTCTTCCTGGGCGATCGCCCCGAGGTGAAATACCAGGCCTTCCAGGCCGGGGCCACCGACGTGATGCTCAAGCCCCTGGACCAGTTGGAGTTCCAGTACCGCCTGCGGGTCCACCTGCGCGCCAGACAGCGCGGGCTCGAGCCGGCGGAGCCCGTCGAGGCGGGCACCCTTAAGCTCGAGGCCGCTTCCCACACCGCAACCCTGCGGGAGAAAGCCGTCCAGCTGACCCCTTCCGAGTTCGCCATCCTGAGCTTTCTGGCGGCCCACCCCGAGCAGGCCGTCACCACCGAGATCCTCTTGGTCGAGGCCCTCGGCGAGCCGCGGCAGCTGGGCAACCCCCAGGTGATCCACACCCACATCAAGAACCTGCGCCGCAAGCTGGAGCCCATGCCGGCCGAGCCGGCCCTCATCCTCTCGTCTCGCCGGGGTTACACCTTTCGGCCGCCCGCGTCCTGA
- the lptB gene encoding LPS export ABC transporter ATP-binding protein, whose protein sequence is MIETKNLIKTYRQRRVVNDVSINVNRGEVVGLLGPNGAGKTTTFYMVTGLVRPNEGAITLDGEDVSQLPMHLRARKGIGYLAQEPSVFRKLTVEQNLLAVWELLGIKKAQQKERLEELLDEFHIQKIRKSKGMQLSGGERRRVEIARAMATNPSFLLLDEPFSGIDPLSISDIQKMIRQLKNRNIGILITDHNVRDTLAITDRAYILAEGRIVVQGSPDFIANNELARKFYLGEEFSL, encoded by the coding sequence ATGATCGAAACCAAGAACCTCATCAAGACCTACCGCCAGCGGCGCGTCGTCAACGACGTCTCCATCAACGTCAACCGCGGCGAGGTGGTCGGCCTGCTGGGCCCCAACGGCGCCGGCAAGACGACGACCTTCTACATGGTCACGGGCCTGGTGCGCCCCAACGAGGGCGCCATCACCCTGGACGGCGAGGACGTCTCGCAGCTGCCCATGCACCTGCGCGCCCGCAAGGGGATCGGCTACCTGGCCCAGGAGCCCTCGGTCTTCCGCAAGCTGACCGTCGAGCAGAACCTGCTCGCGGTTTGGGAACTGCTAGGCATCAAGAAAGCCCAACAGAAAGAGCGGCTCGAAGAGCTGCTCGATGAGTTCCACATCCAGAAGATCCGCAAGTCCAAGGGCATGCAGCTCTCGGGTGGCGAGCGCCGCCGCGTCGAGATCGCCCGAGCCATGGCGACCAACCCGAGCTTCCTCTTGCTGGACGAGCCTTTCAGCGGCATCGACCCCCTGTCGATCTCGGACATCCAGAAGATGATCCGCCAGCTCAAGAACCGCAACATCGGCATCCTCATCACGGACCACAACGTCCGCGACACCCTGGCCATCACCGACCGGGCCTACATCCTGGCCGAGGGCCGGATCGTGGTCCAGGGCTCCCCCGACTTCATCGCCAACAACGAGCTGGCGCGCAAGTTCTACCTGGGGGAAGAGTTCAGCCTGTGA
- a CDS encoding universal stress protein, with protein MKILLATDGSKHSRLALEQAAALAGPAKGEVVALVVSNLINLGWYGAIPHATETPFEVPTSEEAEQILSDACKTLSERGVACRPLRRIGVPADTILAVADEEHVDLIVMGSHGRTGLGRFLLGSVSSQVSTHAPCSVLIAKPKLDVVSPDYPAPIHLNDVQKA; from the coding sequence ATGAAGATCTTGCTGGCAACCGATGGTTCCAAGCACTCCCGGCTTGCGCTCGAGCAGGCCGCCGCGCTTGCCGGCCCTGCCAAGGGGGAGGTCGTGGCCCTGGTCGTCTCGAACTTGATCAATCTCGGCTGGTACGGCGCCATCCCCCACGCGACCGAGACCCCGTTCGAGGTGCCGACCTCCGAGGAGGCCGAGCAGATCCTCAGCGATGCCTGCAAGACCTTGAGCGAGCGCGGCGTCGCCTGTCGGCCCCTGCGCCGGATCGGCGTGCCCGCCGACACCATCCTCGCGGTCGCCGATGAAGAGCACGTCGATCTGATCGTCATGGGCTCGCACGGCCGCACCGGCCTGGGGCGCTTCCTGCTCGGTAGCGTCTCGAGCCAGGTCTCGACCCATGCGCCCTGCTCGGTCCTCATCGCCAAGCCCAAACTGGACGTCGTGTCGCCCGACTACCCCGCACCGATTCATCTCAACGACGTTCAGAAGGCTTAA
- a CDS encoding LptF/LptG family permease — translation MRLRLPGFSIIDRYLIVELLGPFLFGVGAFTAIMTATSVLFELITLMVRFGLPILTVVQIIALRLPEMAFYTFPMAMLLASLLSFGRLSGDSEITALKACGVSLFRIMAPVALVSLLVSGATVALNEYVVPSAEWAAKNILYEAQHQKKLPTSRDNVFYQELEDGRLKRVFYARSFDGEVMRNVHVQEFEGDHLDRIIHADRARYQDGAWTFYDGKLYQMADNGEYRFFARFKEQRVQLREALLSLSSEHRTPTEMNVRELSAHISRLEESGAQGSGLNELRVQLHQKLSVPFASMVFMLVGAPLGLRPNRSSSSIGLGLSILIIFVYYLAMFTFMALGQTGHLPPVLAAWMPNILGAALGLGLIARAARS, via the coding sequence ATGCGCCTGCGCCTTCCCGGCTTCTCGATCATCGATCGCTACCTGATCGTCGAGTTGCTCGGTCCCTTCCTGTTCGGGGTCGGGGCCTTCACCGCGATCATGACGGCCACCTCGGTGCTGTTCGAGCTGATCACCCTCATGGTCCGCTTCGGCCTGCCCATCCTGACGGTGGTCCAGATCATCGCGCTGCGCCTGCCCGAGATGGCCTTCTACACCTTCCCCATGGCCATGCTGCTTGCGAGCCTGCTCTCGTTCGGGCGGCTCTCGGGCGACAGCGAGATCACCGCCCTCAAGGCCTGCGGCGTCTCCTTGTTCCGGATCATGGCGCCGGTGGCCCTCGTCAGCTTGCTCGTCAGCGGCGCCACCGTCGCCCTCAACGAGTACGTGGTGCCCAGCGCCGAGTGGGCCGCCAAGAACATCCTCTACGAGGCCCAGCACCAGAAGAAGCTGCCCACCTCCCGCGACAACGTCTTCTACCAGGAGCTTGAGGATGGGCGCCTCAAGCGGGTGTTCTACGCGCGCTCCTTCGACGGCGAGGTCATGCGCAACGTCCACGTGCAGGAGTTCGAGGGCGACCACCTGGACCGGATCATCCACGCCGACCGCGCACGCTACCAGGACGGCGCCTGGACCTTCTACGACGGCAAGCTCTACCAAATGGCCGACAACGGCGAGTACCGCTTCTTCGCCCGCTTCAAGGAGCAGAGGGTCCAGCTGCGCGAGGCTCTCTTGAGCCTCTCCAGCGAGCACCGCACCCCGACCGAGATGAACGTGCGCGAGCTGAGCGCCCACATCAGCCGGCTCGAGGAGAGCGGCGCGCAAGGTAGCGGCCTCAATGAATTGCGCGTACAATTGCACCAGAAACTCTCGGTCCCGTTCGCGAGCATGGTCTTCATGCTGGTGGGCGCCCCGTTGGGGCTTCGTCCCAACCGCAGCTCGTCGTCCATCGGGCTGGGGCTGAGCATCCTCATCATCTTCGTCTACTACCTGGCCATGTTCACCTTCATGGCGCTGGGGCAGACGGGCCACTTGCCTCCGGTGCTCGCCGCCTGGATGCCCAACATCCTCGGCGCCGCACTCGGTCTCGGGCTCATCGCCCGGGCGGCACGCAGCTAG
- a CDS encoding sensor histidine kinase, with amino-acid sequence MRELGSSFMRANRSDGPIRRLLQKVLFLQEDERRQVARELHEDAGQLLTSLLFGLKMLEGAQSLEQVKDQLPVLKQQTWDALETMRQVSVALRPPLLEDLGLVATLRSFVRDFGARHQVKVAFSAKGEEVRLDPIHEVTVFRIVQEALTNAGKYARASTLRVAVHFASDHLQVVVADDGVGFDEPSGGAVPHPDEPVGIAGMQLRADLLGGTCTVDSAAGAGVTVTLRVPLSSTPADDKEPSSR; translated from the coding sequence ATGCGCGAACTCGGATCCTCCTTCATGCGGGCGAATCGTTCCGACGGGCCCATCCGCCGCCTGCTTCAAAAGGTGCTCTTCCTGCAAGAGGACGAGCGCCGCCAGGTGGCGCGCGAACTGCACGAAGATGCGGGCCAGCTCTTGACCTCGCTGCTGTTCGGACTCAAGATGCTCGAAGGGGCCCAGAGCCTCGAGCAGGTCAAGGACCAGTTGCCTGTCCTGAAGCAGCAGACGTGGGACGCCCTCGAGACCATGCGTCAGGTCTCGGTCGCCTTGCGGCCGCCGCTCCTGGAGGACCTCGGTCTGGTGGCGACCCTTCGCTCCTTCGTGCGCGACTTCGGCGCCCGGCATCAGGTGAAGGTCGCCTTCAGCGCCAAGGGCGAAGAGGTGCGGCTGGACCCCATCCACGAGGTGACGGTCTTCCGCATCGTGCAGGAGGCCCTCACCAACGCCGGCAAGTACGCCCGGGCTTCGACGCTGCGCGTCGCGGTGCACTTCGCCTCCGACCACCTGCAGGTCGTGGTGGCCGACGACGGGGTCGGCTTCGACGAACCGAGCGGGGGCGCTGTGCCCCATCCTGACGAGCCGGTCGGGATCGCCGGCATGCAGCTTCGCGCCGATCTGCTCGGCGGGACCTGCACGGTGGATTCGGCTGCCGGGGCCGGCGTCACCGTGACCCTGCGCGTCCCACTTTCCTCTACCCCCGCCGACGACAAGGAGCCTTCTTCTCGATGA
- a CDS encoding DUF5069 domain-containing protein has protein sequence MPKALDLTKDFPRSPYAELDGYMWLPRLIDKARACFAGTLGEYTPYPCGADKRFIGAYGLDADALGEVIKSGASDEEIVAWVKANQKAMTAEEVAAFRQHQLKPITDEQMLAYFVPARDAAAPGRPEIDNWSKLIAVEENHAIPASV, from the coding sequence GTGCCTAAAGCCTTGGATCTCACCAAAGACTTCCCCCGCAGCCCCTACGCCGAGCTCGACGGCTACATGTGGCTTCCCCGCCTGATCGACAAGGCCCGCGCCTGCTTCGCCGGTACCCTCGGCGAGTACACCCCCTACCCCTGCGGCGCCGACAAGCGCTTCATCGGCGCCTACGGCCTCGATGCCGACGCGCTCGGCGAGGTCATCAAGTCGGGGGCGAGCGACGAGGAGATCGTCGCCTGGGTCAAGGCCAACCAGAAGGCCATGACCGCCGAGGAGGTCGCCGCCTTCCGCCAGCACCAGCTCAAGCCCATCACCGACGAGCAGATGCTCGCCTACTTCGTCCCCGCTCGCGACGCGGCCGCTCCCGGCCGTCCCGAGATCGACAACTGGTCCAAGCTGATCGCCGTCGAAGAGAACCACGCCATCCCGGCGAGCGTCTAA
- the glnA gene encoding type I glutamate--ammonia ligase: MTTTATPETQAAAIAQVLSQCQEQNVKFINLQFCDILGVVKSVTIPTTQFEDAILHGKWFDGSSIEGYLRIAESDMFLLPDVGTFRVIPWDQSETKKHARVICNVFLPDNSPFVGDPRGALQRMVARARNLGYEFNTGPELEFFLFKSNEPGKIEALPNDQGGYFDLSTDLAMDVRADMVNALEEMGIEVETSHHECAAGQHEIDFKYADGVTTADNAVTFRYTLKAIAQRHGLHCTFMPKPIHGVAGSGMHTHMSLFKDGQNAFYDANDPYGLSQVARHFIAGILEHAPGMIALLAPTVNSYKRLVPGYEAPVYVSWARNNRSALIRIPRINPRVPKATRVELRCPDPSCNPYLAFAVMLAAGLDGIERKLPLREAVEEDLYHMSLAERTARGIHALPANLGEAIAELKKDLVIQEALGEHIYERFVDTKTQEWEEYCLQVTPWERERYLELY; encoded by the coding sequence ATGACCACGACTGCTACGCCCGAAACCCAGGCCGCCGCGATCGCCCAGGTCCTGTCGCAGTGCCAGGAGCAGAACGTCAAGTTCATCAACCTGCAGTTCTGCGACATCCTCGGCGTCGTCAAGAGCGTCACCATCCCGACCACCCAGTTCGAGGACGCCATCTTGCACGGCAAGTGGTTCGACGGCTCCTCCATCGAGGGTTACCTGCGGATCGCCGAGTCCGACATGTTCCTGCTGCCCGATGTGGGCACCTTCCGGGTGATTCCCTGGGACCAGTCCGAGACCAAGAAGCACGCCCGGGTCATCTGCAACGTTTTCCTGCCGGATAACTCCCCCTTCGTGGGCGATCCCCGCGGCGCCCTGCAGCGGATGGTCGCCAGGGCTCGCAACCTGGGCTACGAGTTCAACACCGGCCCCGAGCTCGAGTTCTTCCTCTTCAAGAGCAACGAGCCCGGCAAGATCGAGGCCCTGCCGAACGACCAGGGCGGCTACTTCGACCTCTCGACGGACCTTGCCATGGACGTGCGCGCCGACATGGTGAACGCCCTCGAAGAGATGGGCATCGAGGTCGAGACCTCGCACCACGAGTGCGCCGCCGGTCAGCACGAGATCGACTTCAAGTACGCCGACGGCGTCACCACCGCCGACAACGCGGTGACCTTCCGCTACACCCTCAAGGCGATCGCTCAGCGCCACGGCCTGCACTGCACCTTCATGCCCAAGCCCATCCACGGCGTGGCCGGCAGCGGCATGCACACCCACATGAGCCTCTTCAAGGACGGCCAGAACGCCTTCTACGACGCCAACGATCCCTACGGCCTCAGCCAGGTCGCACGGCACTTCATCGCGGGCATCCTCGAGCATGCGCCCGGGATGATCGCCCTGCTCGCGCCCACCGTCAACTCCTACAAGCGTCTGGTGCCCGGCTACGAGGCCCCGGTCTACGTCTCGTGGGCCCGTAACAACCGTTCGGCCCTGATCCGCATCCCCCGCATCAACCCCCGCGTCCCCAAGGCGACCCGCGTCGAGCTGCGCTGCCCGGACCCCAGCTGCAACCCCTACCTGGCCTTCGCGGTCATGCTCGCGGCCGGCCTGGACGGCATCGAGCGCAAGCTCCCCCTGCGCGAGGCGGTCGAGGAGGACCTCTACCACATGAGCCTCGCCGAGCGCACCGCTCGCGGCATCCACGCCCTGCCCGCCAACCTTGGCGAGGCGATCGCCGAGCTCAAGAAGGACCTGGTGATCCAGGAGGCCCTCGGCGAGCACATCTACGAGCGCTTCGTCGACACCAAGACCCAGGAGTGGGAGGAGTACTGCCTCCAGGTCACCCCCTGGGAGCGCGAGCGCTACCTCGAACTCTACTAG
- a CDS encoding Crp/Fnr family transcriptional regulator: MITTPSPADLKQLDFFSSLEEPELALLSRRAVLKRLAPGEALFHEGEPLDPALRFVYVGSLSIRRTATNGKETILRLIRQGEMFGVAALFDRKLAPGSALATEASQVLEIRLEDLMSYLTHEPVIAMKLLVTFAQRLRELQDTLHAVMSGRARTRLARAILSALDQGGATQANGGLRLKTKLPHATLSRMVGITYEECVRLMSEWAHVPLVLRYERGGVITVCDRAELDRQASED, translated from the coding sequence ATGATCACCACCCCGAGTCCCGCCGACCTGAAACAACTGGACTTCTTCAGCAGCCTCGAGGAGCCCGAACTCGCCCTCCTCTCGCGTCGCGCCGTGCTCAAGCGCCTGGCGCCCGGCGAGGCCCTCTTCCACGAGGGAGAGCCCCTCGATCCGGCTCTGCGCTTCGTCTATGTCGGCTCCCTTTCGATTCGGCGGACGGCGACGAACGGCAAGGAGACCATCCTGCGCCTGATTCGCCAGGGCGAGATGTTCGGGGTCGCCGCCCTGTTCGATCGCAAGCTCGCCCCAGGCAGTGCGCTCGCGACCGAGGCCAGCCAGGTGCTCGAGATTCGCCTCGAGGATCTGATGTCGTACCTGACCCACGAGCCGGTCATCGCCATGAAGCTGCTCGTGACCTTCGCGCAGCGCCTGCGCGAGCTGCAGGACACCCTGCATGCCGTCATGTCGGGTCGTGCGCGGACGCGCCTCGCGCGCGCCATCCTCTCCGCGCTGGATCAAGGCGGGGCGACGCAGGCCAACGGGGGATTGCGCCTCAAGACCAAGCTCCCCCACGCCACCCTCTCGCGGATGGTCGGCATCACCTACGAGGAGTGCGTCAGGCTCATGAGCGAATGGGCGCACGTCCCGCTGGTGTTGCGCTACGAGCGGGGCGGGGTGATCACCGTCTGCGATCGCGCCGAGCTGGATCGCCAAGCAAGCGAGGACTGA
- a CDS encoding GAF domain-containing protein, whose amino-acid sequence MALDITLDLDPADEAALRAAAEREGLALGELVRQCLRGERQFGPVSPEGLAEAMHRRQQKRLLELAKNRALATGDLKRAFAAITEAAAETLEVERVGIWRYEAEQAAVTCADLYERSRHIHSAGTELKAQTYPVYFEAIAADRVLAVSDAQQDPRTRELRDSYLIPRGITSMLDASIQWGGRTIGIVCFEHVGPRRQWALEEESFAASIADMVALALEHAERKQAEDELLRRAIELDHQKELHRIKTNLINTVTHELRTPLTAIIGYLEFLSDELGGPLSAEQRAFVERIAQSASQLQRLVDDLLDFARLEAGTFRLVCRKIDLCQKIEEIVEAHRPQAAAKGLDLSVALPDAPLMAYQDPLRFGQVLSNLLSNAIKFTPEGGRIEVRLSETPEGARVEVSDTGIGVAPQHVPQLFERFFQVDSSSTRERAGAGLGLSIVKSLVELMGGELGVESELGEGSTFWFTLPLNRAVLLPEA is encoded by the coding sequence ATGGCGCTCGACATCACCCTCGACCTGGACCCCGCCGATGAGGCGGCCCTTCGTGCCGCGGCCGAGCGCGAGGGGCTCGCGCTTGGCGAGCTGGTCCGGCAATGCCTGCGAGGCGAGCGCCAGTTCGGCCCCGTGAGCCCCGAGGGCCTCGCCGAGGCGATGCACCGTCGCCAGCAGAAGCGCCTCCTGGAGCTGGCCAAGAATCGCGCGCTCGCCACGGGTGATCTGAAACGGGCATTTGCCGCCATCACCGAAGCGGCGGCCGAGACCCTCGAGGTCGAGCGCGTCGGCATCTGGCGCTATGAGGCCGAGCAGGCCGCCGTGACCTGCGCCGACCTCTACGAGCGCAGCCGCCACATTCACTCCGCAGGCACCGAGCTCAAGGCGCAGACCTACCCGGTCTACTTCGAGGCGATCGCCGCCGACCGAGTGCTGGCTGTCTCGGACGCCCAACAGGACCCCAGGACCCGGGAGCTCAGGGACTCTTACTTGATCCCCCGGGGCATCACCTCCATGCTGGACGCGTCGATCCAGTGGGGCGGCCGTACCATCGGGATCGTCTGCTTCGAGCATGTGGGCCCGCGTCGCCAGTGGGCCCTCGAAGAAGAATCCTTCGCCGCCTCAATCGCCGACATGGTCGCCCTCGCCTTGGAGCACGCCGAGCGCAAGCAGGCCGAGGATGAGCTCTTGCGCCGGGCCATCGAACTCGATCACCAGAAGGAGCTCCACCGGATCAAGACCAATTTGATCAACACGGTCACCCACGAGCTGCGCACGCCGCTGACCGCCATTATCGGCTACCTGGAGTTCCTCTCGGACGAGCTCGGCGGTCCCCTGAGCGCCGAGCAGCGGGCCTTCGTCGAGCGCATCGCGCAGAGCGCCAGCCAGTTGCAGCGCCTGGTGGACGATCTGCTGGACTTCGCGCGGCTCGAGGCGGGGACCTTCCGGCTGGTCTGTCGCAAGATAGACCTGTGCCAGAAGATCGAGGAAATCGTCGAAGCCCACCGCCCCCAAGCGGCGGCCAAGGGCCTGGATCTGAGCGTCGCCTTGCCGGACGCGCCGCTCATGGCCTACCAGGACCCGCTGCGCTTCGGCCAGGTCCTCTCCAACCTCCTCTCCAACGCCATCAAGTTCACGCCCGAGGGCGGACGCATCGAGGTTCGCCTCAGCGAGACGCCCGAAGGGGCGCGGGTGGAGGTCTCGGACACCGGGATCGGGGTGGCCCCTCAGCACGTGCCGCAGCTCTTCGAGCGCTTCTTCCAGGTGGATTCGAGCTCGACGCGAGAGCGGGCCGGGGCGGGCCTCGGTCTCAGCATCGTCAAGTCCCTGGTCGAGCTGATGGGCGGGGAGCTGGGCGTCGAGAGCGAGCTTGGCGAGGGCAGCACCTTCTGGTTCACCCTGCCGCTCAACCGGGCGGTCCTTTTGCCCGAGGCCTAG
- a CDS encoding adenosylhomocysteinase: protein MVQTAHDYKVADISLAEFGRKEIAIAEKEMPGLMALRERYGATKPLKGARIAGSLHMTIQTAVLIETLVALGAEVRWSSCNIYSTQDHAAAAIAAAGIPVFAWKGETEAEYDWCIEQTLRWPDGQGLNMILDDGGDLTIMVHQKFPELLKDIKGISEETTTGVHRLYQMMERGELKVPAINVNDSVTKSKFDNLYGCRESLADGLKRATDVMVAGKVVVVAGYGDVGKGCAHSMRGFGARVLVTEIDPICALQAAMEGYEVVTMEDAAALGDIFVTTTGCKGIVRAEHMKVMKDNAIVCNIGHFDCEIDVAWLVNESGAKLEEIKPQVERFIMPSGKGIILLARGRLVNLGCATGHPSFVMSTSFTNQVLAQMALWNESFELGVHVLPKKLDEEVARLHLAKLGVKLTKLTDDQAAYLGVPAEGPFKPEHYRY from the coding sequence ATGGTTCAAACCGCCCACGACTACAAGGTCGCGGACATCAGCCTGGCTGAGTTCGGCCGCAAGGAAATCGCGATCGCCGAGAAGGAGATGCCCGGCCTGATGGCGCTGCGTGAGCGCTACGGCGCCACCAAGCCCCTCAAGGGCGCGCGGATCGCAGGCTCCCTGCACATGACCATCCAGACCGCCGTCCTCATCGAGACCCTGGTCGCCCTCGGCGCCGAGGTCCGCTGGTCGAGCTGCAACATCTACTCGACCCAGGACCATGCGGCAGCAGCGATCGCCGCGGCCGGCATCCCCGTCTTCGCCTGGAAGGGTGAGACCGAGGCCGAGTACGACTGGTGCATCGAGCAGACCCTGCGCTGGCCCGACGGCCAGGGCCTCAACATGATCCTCGACGACGGCGGCGACCTCACGATCATGGTCCACCAGAAGTTCCCCGAGCTGCTCAAGGACATCAAGGGCATCTCCGAGGAGACGACCACCGGCGTGCACCGCCTCTACCAGATGATGGAGCGCGGCGAGCTCAAGGTGCCGGCGATCAACGTCAACGACTCGGTCACCAAGTCCAAGTTCGACAACCTCTACGGCTGCCGCGAGAGCCTCGCGGACGGCCTCAAGCGCGCCACCGACGTGATGGTGGCGGGCAAGGTGGTCGTGGTCGCGGGCTACGGCGACGTGGGCAAGGGCTGCGCCCACTCCATGCGCGGCTTCGGCGCTCGCGTCCTCGTCACCGAGATCGACCCCATCTGCGCGCTGCAGGCCGCAATGGAAGGCTACGAGGTCGTCACCATGGAAGACGCCGCCGCGCTCGGCGACATCTTCGTGACCACCACCGGCTGCAAGGGCATCGTCCGCGCCGAGCACATGAAGGTGATGAAGGACAACGCCATCGTGTGCAACATCGGTCACTTCGACTGCGAAATCGACGTGGCGTGGCTGGTCAACGAGTCGGGCGCCAAGCTCGAGGAGATCAAGCCCCAGGTCGAGCGCTTCATCATGCCGAGCGGCAAGGGCATCATCCTGCTGGCGCGCGGCCGCCTGGTCAACCTGGGCTGCGCCACCGGCCACCCCTCGTTCGTCATGAGCACCTCGTTCACCAACCAGGTGCTGGCACAGATGGCCCTCTGGAACGAGTCGTTCGAGCTCGGCGTCCACGTCCTGCCTAAGAAGCTGGACGAGGAAGTCGCCCGCCTGCACCTCGCCAAGCTGGGCGTCAAGCTGACCAAGCTGACCGACGACCAGGCCGCTTACCTGGGCGTGCCGGCTGAAGGCCCCTTCAAGCCCGAGCACTACCGCTACTAA